In one window of Nakamurella sp. PAMC28650 DNA:
- a CDS encoding TIGR03842 family LLM class F420-dependent oxidoreductase: MDFGVVLQCTPPASRVVELAVAAENRGFAYVWTFDSHLLWQEPYVIYSQVLAATRKVMVGPMVTNPLTRDWTVTASGFATLNDMFGNRTVCGIGRGDSAVRALAGKPSTLNTLRSSIEVIRELANGRAAHVNGIDIRFPWGGDSRLDMYVAAYGPLALDLTGQVADGFILQLADPAIVRWTVERVKNAAADAGRNPDDVKICVAAPAYVGDDLAHQREQCRWFGGMVGNHVADIVARYGTDDGGGTSGIPQELTDYIKGREGYDYNQHGRAGNSHAAFVPDEIVDRFCILGDTAAHIDKLRELEALGVDQFAVYLQHDGKNGTLEAYGETVIPALRKSREAIVSDPEPTG, translated from the coding sequence ATGGATTTCGGTGTCGTCCTGCAATGCACCCCGCCCGCTTCCCGGGTCGTCGAGCTCGCCGTCGCCGCCGAGAACCGTGGTTTCGCCTACGTCTGGACCTTCGACTCGCATCTGTTGTGGCAGGAGCCGTACGTCATCTACAGCCAGGTCCTGGCAGCCACCCGCAAGGTCATGGTCGGCCCGATGGTCACCAATCCACTGACCCGCGACTGGACCGTGACGGCCTCGGGCTTCGCCACCCTGAACGACATGTTCGGCAACCGGACCGTCTGCGGCATCGGCCGGGGCGACAGTGCGGTGCGGGCGCTCGCCGGGAAGCCCTCCACCCTCAACACCCTGCGGTCCTCCATCGAGGTGATCCGGGAGCTCGCCAACGGGCGCGCCGCACACGTCAACGGGATCGACATCCGGTTCCCCTGGGGCGGCGACTCCCGTCTGGACATGTACGTCGCGGCCTACGGTCCGCTCGCCCTCGATCTGACCGGTCAGGTCGCCGACGGGTTCATCCTGCAGCTCGCCGACCCGGCGATCGTCAGGTGGACGGTCGAGCGGGTCAAGAACGCGGCGGCGGATGCCGGCCGGAACCCGGACGACGTCAAGATCTGCGTGGCCGCGCCCGCCTACGTCGGCGACGACCTCGCGCACCAGCGCGAGCAGTGCCGTTGGTTCGGCGGCATGGTCGGCAACCATGTCGCCGACATCGTGGCCAGGTACGGCACCGACGACGGCGGCGGAACCTCGGGGATCCCCCAGGAACTGACCGACTACATCAAGGGCCGCGAGGGCTACGACTACAACCAGCACGGCCGGGCCGGCAACAGCCACGCCGCCTTCGTACCGGACGAGATCGTCGACCGCTTCTGCATTCTCGGCGACACCGCGGCGCACATCGACAAGCTTCGCGAGCTCGAGGCGCTCGGCGTCGACCAGTTCGCCGTCTACCTGCAGCACGACGGGAAGAACGGCACCCTCGAGGCCTACGGGGAGACCGTCATCCCGGCGCTGCGGAAATCCCGGGAGGCCATCGTCAGCGACCCGGAGCCTACTGGCTGA
- a CDS encoding PAS domain S-box protein: MTSLIDPRPWTAGNVRPLDFDLEALRLAALKRFGVMDTPAEVDFDEISGLAAKLFQAPMALVSLVDSERQWFKSRIGLDLVQTPRGDSFCAHALGSDDVMVVQDALLDHRFRHNPLVTGPPGIRFYAGAPLITSEGYRLGTLCVLDTVPRVPTTEQLHDLSLLSRQIMRVLELRVQAGALAVEVAARSAAEAALTQNQHLLDEVLGQTDVLIYAKSLEGRFLLANPALLQVMAPTGEQILGRTDHQLFPAEQADTYRRNDSAIAATGRRELFVEELIDRDGVVRTYRSTKFPLRGPDGEIYAVAGVSTDVTELEAVRSALAESEARWRSLVECSPVGVALVEQDGSVGYANPIALAIFGEAPAGRTTGPLTLDLLTLPGDPEPTVDLVSAAFEGVAVARRALLGRVDGSRVAVTVSAGRVVQDGRPVVQVILRDISAQVDAEEAVRRSERRFRSLFDNSAVAMTLTDEHGRWVEANPAFGTMIARDVSKVIGRRAEDFARAEDRPLIAATPQRQVDSADGVLRDEIGLLRPDGSIRWAWVSISATPGPRGEQWTLAVVQDVTERRAAETALRESEQDLAAIAAVARCVQSGADVRQVVVESVQTLADAATVTMLELLDDDTLEATTSVGLGAARLRVDLREASVTAEVWRTGESLFLEDAAQHPLINASMMALEATVSAMWQPVAVDGEMVALINVAWRHPVAGLEDRAVRAVQVIAAEAAASLQAARLRVELERSASTDPLTGSLNRRAWNARLQELMDDAQGSGEGLAVAVLDLDRFKTFNDTFGHTAGDVLLRDYAAAALACVRESDLFARWGGEEFIVALPNCPTEQVEMVLNRLRRSVPFGQTCSVGYTRWDPDEPMADCISRADAALYEAKHAGRDRVVAG; this comes from the coding sequence CGGCCGGAAATGTCCGGCCGCTGGATTTCGATCTCGAGGCCCTGCGGCTGGCGGCCCTGAAACGTTTCGGCGTGATGGACACACCGGCGGAAGTCGACTTCGACGAGATCTCCGGTCTCGCCGCCAAGTTGTTCCAGGCGCCGATGGCGCTGGTGAGCCTGGTCGATTCCGAACGTCAGTGGTTCAAATCCCGGATCGGCCTGGATCTGGTGCAGACGCCACGGGGGGATTCGTTCTGCGCGCACGCGTTGGGCAGCGACGACGTGATGGTGGTCCAGGATGCCCTGCTGGATCATCGTTTTCGACACAATCCCCTGGTGACGGGGCCTCCCGGAATCCGGTTCTACGCCGGAGCTCCCCTGATCACCTCGGAGGGGTACCGGTTGGGGACCCTCTGCGTCCTGGACACCGTTCCCAGAGTGCCGACAACCGAGCAGTTGCACGACCTCTCGTTGCTCTCGCGTCAGATCATGCGGGTACTGGAACTGCGGGTGCAGGCCGGCGCCCTGGCCGTCGAGGTCGCCGCCCGCTCGGCGGCCGAGGCCGCCCTGACCCAGAACCAGCACCTGTTGGACGAGGTGCTGGGCCAAACCGATGTGCTGATCTACGCCAAAAGCCTCGAGGGGCGCTTTCTCCTGGCGAACCCGGCGCTGCTCCAGGTGATGGCACCGACCGGGGAGCAGATCCTGGGCCGCACAGATCACCAGCTCTTCCCGGCCGAGCAGGCGGACACGTACCGGCGCAACGATTCGGCGATCGCCGCCACCGGCCGGCGCGAACTGTTCGTCGAGGAACTGATCGATCGCGACGGTGTGGTCCGGACGTACCGGTCCACCAAGTTCCCGTTGCGCGGACCGGACGGCGAGATCTACGCCGTCGCCGGGGTCTCGACCGACGTGACCGAGCTGGAGGCTGTCCGGTCGGCGCTGGCGGAGTCCGAGGCGCGCTGGCGATCGCTGGTCGAGTGCTCTCCGGTGGGCGTGGCCCTGGTGGAGCAGGACGGATCGGTCGGCTACGCGAATCCGATTGCGCTGGCGATCTTCGGCGAAGCGCCGGCCGGCCGGACGACCGGGCCGTTGACGCTGGACCTGTTGACGCTTCCCGGCGATCCCGAACCGACGGTGGATTTGGTCTCGGCTGCCTTCGAGGGCGTTGCGGTGGCCCGCCGGGCGCTGCTCGGACGCGTCGACGGGAGTCGGGTCGCGGTGACGGTCAGTGCGGGCCGGGTCGTCCAGGACGGCCGACCGGTCGTCCAGGTGATCCTGCGGGACATCTCGGCCCAGGTCGATGCCGAGGAGGCCGTTCGGCGCTCCGAACGTCGATTCCGGTCCCTGTTCGACAACAGCGCGGTGGCCATGACCCTGACCGACGAGCATGGCCGCTGGGTGGAGGCGAACCCGGCGTTCGGCACGATGATCGCCCGCGACGTCAGCAAGGTGATCGGGCGTCGCGCCGAGGACTTCGCGCGAGCGGAGGACCGTCCTCTGATCGCGGCCACGCCGCAGCGGCAGGTGGACAGTGCCGACGGCGTGCTCCGGGACGAGATCGGGCTCCTCCGGCCCGACGGATCGATACGTTGGGCGTGGGTGAGCATCAGCGCTACTCCAGGGCCCCGTGGGGAGCAGTGGACGTTGGCGGTGGTCCAGGACGTCACCGAACGCAGGGCTGCAGAAACCGCCCTGCGTGAATCGGAACAGGATCTCGCGGCCATCGCCGCCGTGGCGCGGTGCGTCCAGTCCGGCGCCGACGTCCGGCAGGTCGTGGTGGAGTCGGTGCAGACGCTGGCCGACGCTGCGACCGTCACGATGCTGGAACTCCTGGACGACGACACCCTGGAGGCCACCACGAGTGTCGGTCTTGGCGCCGCGAGGCTTCGCGTCGATCTCCGGGAAGCTTCGGTGACGGCGGAGGTCTGGCGTACCGGGGAGTCGTTGTTCCTGGAGGATGCGGCACAACATCCGCTGATCAACGCTTCGATGATGGCGCTGGAAGCGACGGTCAGCGCCATGTGGCAGCCGGTGGCGGTGGACGGCGAGATGGTGGCGCTGATCAACGTGGCCTGGCGTCATCCGGTCGCCGGGCTGGAGGACCGGGCGGTACGGGCCGTCCAGGTGATCGCAGCGGAGGCCGCCGCTTCGCTGCAGGCCGCCCGGCTACGGGTCGAGTTGGAGAGGTCCGCATCCACCGACCCGTTGACGGGCTCGCTGAATCGGCGGGCGTGGAACGCGCGACTGCAGGAATTGATGGACGACGCGCAGGGCTCGGGGGAGGGCCTGGCGGTGGCGGTGCTCGATCTGGACAGGTTCAAGACCTTCAACGACACCTTCGGCCACACCGCCGGTGACGTCCTGCTCCGTGACTACGCCGCGGCGGCTCTGGCGTGCGTGCGGGAATCGGATCTGTTCGCGCGGTGGGGGGGCGAGGAATTCATCGTGGCGCTGCCCAACTGCCCCACCGAACAGGTCGAGATGGTGCTGAACCGATTGCGCCGCAGCGTGCCCTTCGGTCAGACGTGTTCCGTCGGGTACACCCGGTGGGACCCGGACGAACCCATGGCCGACTGCATCTCCCGCGCCGATGCGGCACTCTATGAGGCCAAACATGCCGGGCGGGACCGCGTGGTGGCCGGTTGA
- the msrA gene encoding peptide-methionine (S)-S-oxide reductase MsrA — MADTTQKAILAGGCFWGMQDLIRRRPGVVTTRVGYTGGEVPNATYRNHGSHAESIEIEFDPTRTSYRDLLEFFFQVHDPSTRNRQGNDVGESYRSAIFYTDDEQRRIALDTIADVDASGLWPGKVVTEVAPAGPFWLAEPEHQDYLEHYPNGYTCHFVRPNWKLPVRKDKVSQ, encoded by the coding sequence ATGGCAGACACGACGCAGAAGGCAATCCTCGCTGGAGGCTGCTTCTGGGGCATGCAGGACCTCATCCGGAGGCGTCCGGGTGTGGTGACCACCCGGGTCGGTTACACCGGTGGTGAGGTGCCGAATGCCACCTACCGGAACCACGGTTCCCATGCCGAGTCGATCGAGATCGAATTCGACCCGACGAGGACCTCCTACCGGGACCTGCTGGAATTCTTCTTCCAGGTGCACGATCCCTCGACCCGCAACCGCCAGGGCAACGACGTCGGCGAGAGCTATCGCTCCGCCATCTTCTACACCGACGACGAGCAGCGCCGGATCGCACTGGACACCATCGCCGACGTCGATGCATCCGGCCTGTGGCCCGGCAAGGTGGTCACCGAGGTCGCGCCCGCCGGTCCGTTCTGGTTGGCCGAGCCCGAGCACCAGGACTACCTCGAGCACTACCCGAACGGCTACACCTGCCACTTCGTCCGGCCCAACTGGAAGCTGCCGGTCCGCAAGGACAAGGTCAGCCAGTAG